A genomic window from Thiomonas arsenitoxydans includes:
- the nadB gene encoding L-aspartate oxidase, which translates to MPQSDVLILGAGLAGLSTALHLAERLKVTVLAKRTLDVSSSQWAQGGIAAVLAEGDSFEEHVHDTLVAGAMLGDLPATRFVIEHGPDAIAWLREQGVPFDTEGAALHLTREGGHSQRRIAHVVDATGAAIQTTLLARAKAHPNITLLENHVAVDLITDRHVDGKASPRCWGAYALDTASGRVETFAAAHTVLATGGAGKVYRYTTNPDTASGDGIAMAWRAGCRVANMEFIQFHPTCLYHPKAKSFLITEAVRGEGGKLVLPDGTRFMPAHDPRAELAPRDVVARAIDFEMKKRGHDCVYLDITHKGEAFIRQHFPTIHARLLELGIDMAREPIPVVPAVHFTCGGVLTDLSGRTDLPGLYAAGEVAYTGLHGANRLASNSLLECAVFGKAAALAILEAAPPAVPTPRRWDESRVSDADELVVISHNWDELRRMMWNYVGIVRTDKRLERAAHRIALLQAEVDEFYANFRVTRDLLELRNLLQVAALIVRSAQLRHESRGLHYSLDWPQTAAPAAPTILVP; encoded by the coding sequence ATGCCCCAAAGTGATGTTCTGATCCTCGGCGCCGGTCTGGCCGGCCTGTCCACCGCACTGCATCTTGCCGAGCGCCTCAAGGTGACGGTGCTGGCCAAGCGCACGCTTGACGTCTCGTCCAGCCAATGGGCGCAGGGCGGCATTGCCGCGGTGCTGGCCGAGGGCGACAGCTTCGAGGAGCACGTACACGACACCCTGGTCGCCGGTGCGATGCTGGGCGATCTGCCGGCTACACGCTTTGTCATCGAGCACGGGCCGGACGCCATTGCCTGGCTACGCGAACAAGGCGTGCCCTTCGACACCGAGGGCGCCGCGCTGCACCTCACCCGCGAGGGCGGCCACAGCCAACGCCGCATCGCCCATGTGGTGGACGCCACGGGCGCGGCCATCCAGACCACGCTGCTCGCCCGCGCCAAGGCCCATCCCAACATCACCCTGCTGGAAAACCATGTTGCCGTCGATCTCATCACCGACCGTCATGTGGACGGCAAGGCCAGCCCGCGCTGCTGGGGCGCCTACGCCCTCGACACCGCCAGTGGCCGGGTCGAGACCTTCGCCGCAGCGCACACCGTGCTGGCCACCGGCGGCGCCGGCAAGGTGTATCGCTACACCACCAACCCCGACACCGCCAGCGGCGACGGCATCGCCATGGCCTGGCGTGCCGGCTGCCGCGTGGCGAATATGGAGTTCATCCAGTTCCACCCCACCTGCCTGTATCACCCCAAAGCCAAGAGCTTCCTCATCACCGAAGCGGTGCGCGGTGAAGGCGGCAAACTCGTGTTGCCCGACGGCACCCGCTTCATGCCCGCGCACGACCCGCGCGCCGAACTGGCCCCGCGCGACGTGGTGGCCCGCGCCATCGACTTCGAGATGAAAAAGCGCGGCCACGACTGCGTCTACCTCGACATCACCCACAAGGGAGAAGCCTTCATCCGTCAGCACTTCCCCACCATTCACGCCCGCCTGCTCGAACTCGGCATCGACATGGCGCGCGAGCCCATACCTGTGGTGCCCGCAGTGCATTTCACCTGCGGCGGCGTGCTCACCGACCTGTCGGGCCGCACCGATCTGCCCGGCCTCTACGCCGCGGGCGAAGTCGCCTACACCGGCCTGCACGGCGCCAATCGCCTGGCGAGCAACTCCCTGCTTGAATGCGCGGTGTTCGGCAAGGCCGCTGCGCTCGCCATCCTGGAAGCCGCGCCCCCCGCCGTGCCCACGCCCCGCCGCTGGGACGAAAGCCGTGTGAGCGACGCCGACGAACTCGTGGTCATCAGCCACAACTGGGACGAGTTGCGCCGCATGATGTGGAACTACGTCGGCATTGTGCGCACCGACAAGCGACTGGAACGCGCCGCCCATCGCATCGCCCTGCTGCAAGCCGAGGTGGACGAGTTCTACGCCAACTTCCGCGTCACCCGCGACCTGCTGGAGCTGCGCAACCTGCTGCAAGTCGCCGCCCTCATCGTGCGCTCGGCGCAGTTGCGGCACGAAAGCCGCGGCCTGCACTACAGCCTCGACTGGCCGCAGACCGCCGCGCCCGCAGCACCCACCATTCTCGTGCCCTGA
- a CDS encoding class II aldolase/adducin family protein translates to MNIPNLEHAVDPQEWALRCDLAACYRLVALHGWSDLVFTHISAKLPLSLTGGDHQFLINPYGLMFEEITASSLVKVDAECNKLSESPYPVNPAGFVIHSAVHEARPDAGCVLHTHTRAGVAVSAQEHGVLPISQQSTFVLASVAYHDYEGVAFRSDEKPRLQDDLGDANFLILRNHGLLTVGASIADAFLGMYVLESACQIQIAALAGQQGAEGLRQVHPRILSGVAEAMRVQTGGMGGAFVWPALLRKLERTDPGYRA, encoded by the coding sequence ATGAACATACCGAACCTGGAACACGCGGTGGACCCGCAGGAATGGGCGCTGCGCTGCGATCTGGCGGCTTGTTATCGGCTGGTGGCCTTGCACGGCTGGAGCGATCTGGTGTTCACTCACATCAGCGCCAAGCTGCCGCTTTCGCTGACCGGTGGCGACCACCAATTTCTCATCAATCCCTATGGCCTGATGTTCGAGGAGATCACGGCGTCGAGTCTGGTGAAGGTGGACGCCGAGTGCAACAAGCTGAGCGAGAGCCCCTATCCGGTCAATCCCGCAGGTTTCGTCATCCACAGTGCGGTGCACGAGGCAAGGCCGGACGCGGGCTGCGTGTTGCACACCCATACCCGCGCCGGAGTGGCGGTGAGCGCGCAGGAGCACGGCGTGTTGCCCATCAGTCAGCAGAGCACTTTCGTGCTGGCGTCGGTGGCCTATCACGACTATGAGGGCGTGGCGTTCCGTTCCGACGAAAAGCCGCGTCTGCAGGATGATCTCGGGGACGCCAACTTCCTCATTCTGCGCAATCACGGCCTGCTGACCGTGGGCGCGAGCATCGCCGATGCCTTTCTGGGCATGTATGTGCTGGAGAGTGCCTGTCAGATCCAGATCGCCGCGCTGGCGGGTCAGCAGGGGGCGGAAGGGCTGCGCCAGGTGCATCCGCGCATTCTCAGCGGCGTGGCAGAGGCCATGCGAGTGCAGACCGGTGGCATGGGGGGCGCCTTTGTCTGGCCTGCGCTGCTGCGCAAGCTCGAACGCACCGATCCCGGATACCGGGCTTGA
- the panC gene encoding pantoate--beta-alanine ligase has product MLTVHTVADLRAALEPHPDWTLVPTMGNLHAGHLGLIARARQENVPVVASIFVNRLQFGPNEDFDRYPRTLPHDAALLADAGCDLLFAPDEAEMYPQPQTFRVLPDPAIAGILDGAARPGHFEGVATVVMKLFQMVQPRHAVFGKKDYQQLLLIRRMVEQFALPITIIGLDTVRADDGLALSSRNGYLTPEERAQAPQLQAALRALAEDARSATAPEQIHLLEQQAMTRLDQLGWTPDYLTLRRRADLQPPTAQDLHRGTPCVALAAARLGRTRLIDNLEC; this is encoded by the coding sequence ATGCTGACCGTCCACACCGTTGCCGACCTGCGCGCCGCGCTCGAGCCGCACCCCGATTGGACCCTGGTACCCACCATGGGCAATCTCCACGCCGGGCATCTGGGCCTGATCGCCCGCGCGCGGCAGGAAAACGTCCCGGTGGTGGCAAGCATTTTCGTCAACCGTCTGCAGTTCGGGCCGAACGAAGACTTCGACCGCTACCCGCGCACCCTGCCGCACGACGCGGCGCTGCTGGCCGACGCCGGCTGCGACCTGCTGTTCGCCCCTGACGAAGCCGAGATGTACCCGCAGCCGCAGACCTTCCGCGTGCTGCCCGATCCGGCCATCGCCGGCATTCTCGACGGCGCCGCCCGCCCCGGTCATTTCGAAGGCGTGGCCACCGTGGTGATGAAGCTGTTCCAGATGGTGCAGCCGCGCCATGCCGTGTTCGGCAAGAAGGACTATCAGCAGTTACTTCTCATCCGTCGCATGGTCGAGCAGTTCGCCCTGCCCATCACCATCATCGGCCTCGACACGGTGCGCGCCGACGACGGACTGGCACTGTCTTCGCGCAACGGCTACCTCACGCCCGAAGAACGCGCGCAGGCACCGCAACTCCAGGCCGCGCTGCGCGCCCTGGCCGAAGACGCCCGCAGCGCGACCGCCCCCGAGCAGATTCACCTGCTCGAACAACAGGCCATGACCCGCCTCGACCAACTCGGCTGGACGCCCGACTACCTCACCCTGCGCCGCCGCGCCGACCTGCAACCGCCTACCGCGCAAGACCTGCACCGCGGAACGCCCTGCGTCGCGCTGGCCGCCGCCCGCCTGGGCCGTACCCGGCTGATCGACAACCTGGAGTGCTGA